AAAATTTATTTTTATTTTTTTAACTTAAAAATCCTCTGAACTCAGATATTTTTATATAAAAAAACATTTTTTCTTATGATAAATTCCGATATTCAAAGAAATTTTCAAAAAAACTATTATATTTAATAATATCATTTTTTTACTGTAATTTCAAGAATTTTTTTTGCAAATTCAAAGTAAAAAATTAGAGATGCATTATTTATCAAAATTTATTAACTTTTCGACATCTCCGCCAATATTATCCCTCCAGCCACAGATACATTCAGCGAGTTTATTTGCCCCTTCAAGTGTATTTTTACAATTTTGTCACAATGCTCCTTGACTTTTTTTCGCATTCCATTTCCTTCACTTCCAAGTACAAGACACGCTTTTTCTGGATAATTTTCCTCATAATAATAATTCTGCCCATCAGCTTCTGCACCGTAAACTGCATATCCATATTTTTTTAATTTGTCAATCGTATCAGAAATATTGGTAACTTTTACAATATCCACATGCTCAATCGCTCCTGTTGATGATTTTACAACTGTTTCTGTAACTTTCACGCTGTTTCTGTCCTGAATAATAATCCCATCAACTCCAAAGCACTCTGCACTTCTTATAATCGCCCCAAAATTTCTCGGATCCTGAACCTGATCCAGCACAACAACTATTGATTTTTCCTTTTTCAAAAGTTTTTCTAAAAATGCAGAAAAATCCACATAATAATCAAATTCTGAAACAAGTGCCACAACTCCCTGTGAATTTTCAGTCCGTCTATCAGTATAAAAAATCTTTATATTTCTTCTGCTTGCCAGATTCAATATTTCCTTAATTGTTTCCTTCTTTATCTTCTTATAAATCTCCAGCTTCTCAATATTTTTATCCGATTTCAATACTTCAATCACTGGATTTATCCCTATTATCTTCTCCATTCTTTTCTCTCTCTCTTTCTATATATTAAAAATTTTTTTCTAATATTAATTTTTATTTATTAAACTTTTATTTTCAGATTATTTTGATTAATAACTGTTTTTTCAATTATTCTTATATTTTTTTCTAATAATCATCATTTCCCTTTGTTTCGCAATAATAGTTATTTTAACATATTTAACTAATAGCATATTAAAGAAAATGGCGAAAGTGCTACGCACTAACCCTGGATCGTCTAAGCATTTTTTTGAAATATTCCCAAATTTTATTTGGGAAAGTAGTCTAAACTTTATTATTTGCATAAAACCTTGATTACTACGAAAACGAAACTCGCTGACGCTCACTTTCTCAAATAAAGACTATAACAACTCCATAAAATATATTTGCGATAAAGGTTATGGCGAAAGAAGTACATAAATGTGTTTAGTCGTTTTCATTCCAAAAAAATCACGACATTCTACATTAACTCATAAAGATTATATATTTAAGCTCTTAAATTGAGAAAATATTAAACAAGCAAAATTTCGTTAAAGGAAAAATAACTAAATACAAATGTATTTCTTTCGCCATAATTTTTATAACGATAGAACTTATTTATGTTAAAATAACTCTTGTTTGCGAAAGTGAGCGTAGTTTTAACGAAGCGAGTTTTATTTTTTCTTTATAAGAAAGTTTTGCGTAAAGCTGGGAGGCAAGGGCATGGCGTCTGATGCCCTTGCTTAAAATAACCTAAAATTAGAAAAAATAATTTTTCTCTTTTAAATATATTTTATACCAATTTAACCTTAAAATCAAATAAAAATATTCAACAATTCAATTAATATTAAAAAGGAATGCTCTTATAAAAAAATTATAAAAAACATTCCTTAAATTATACTAATTTTTATTATTTAAACTATAACCAGTCAGTTCTGTACATTCTGTATTCAATTTCAGGGAAGATATTATCTCTGCTTTCAATTTCACTTATCCAGCTTTCATCCAAACTGCCGTTTTTGAAGTCTTCATAAATTTTGAATAACCTATGAACGTGATCGCTTATTTTCTTGTGAGCATAACCAACCATTGTTCCAGTATACATTATAAATTCCCAGCATGAAGTCTGTGCCATTAATAATTCTCTTGCGGCCTGATTTAATGCTCTGTATTCTAATTCGTTGTATGGTTCTCTTCCGTTTGCCAGTTCTATCATTTTTTGTGCGGCTTTATGTAAATGTCTGTAGGCGTAATCATTTGAGCCGTCTATCCAAACGTCATAATAACCGTTTGCTCCCCAGCTTGACATGCTTACATCAACTATTTGATTTGTCGGATATTGCTCTAAATATTTGTATGGTGTTATTGTAGAAAAATTAGATTCCGCTGTGGCTCTGAATACCCATTCTAGGAATATTGGCCCTTCATACCACCAGTGTCCGTATAATTCAGCATCATAAGGCGATACTACAATTGGTTTTCTATATTTCATTTTTGAAGCCAGAAACTCAATTTGTTTTGAACGGTTGAATACAAAGTTGTAGGCGTGCTCTTTGGCTCTGGCCGCTGCCGCTTCTGGATTGTAAACTGCTTTATAAGTTCCTTTTTTATCAGTTATTGCATGATATTTTACTCCAATGTTTCTTCGTACTCCATCACTGTGTAAATATGGTTTTACAAGTTCATAGTCAAGTTCATATCCCGCATCCTTGTGGAATTCTCTATAAACTCCATCTCCTGGATAACCAGACTCTGAACTCCAGACTTGCTCAGATGATTCCAAATCTCTGGCAAACGCAGCTACATAGTTTTTGGTATAAACTGGCGAGTAGATACCGTAAACTGGACGTGGATCACTGTGCATAATCCCATGTGCATCAACTAGGAAATATCTTATTCCATGTTTTTCCAAAAATTTATCCTGTCCTGGATAATAAGCGCACTCTGCTAGCCAAATTCCTTTTGGCTCTCTTCCAAAGTTTTTGATGTAATCTTTTTTAGCCATAAAAACTTGAGCATTCACTGCTTCTGGATAATCTTTCATAACTGGTAAAAATCCATGTGTCGCAGTAACTGGAATGATTTCCAAATTGCCCTGATCTTGGAATTTTCTGAAGGCTCCGACCAAATCTCTATTGTATTTTTCTTCAAATACTCGTTTTGCCCTTGTATTAAACCATAAATTATGTTTTGCAACATTTAGCATATCAGGATATGGACTAAGTCTTTCCACTTCTTTCTCGCAAAATTCAATCAATTTGTCTATGTGACGAACGTATCTTTCCCTTAATAAACTGTCGTTCATCATATTAACAAGTGTCCCAGACATTGTAATGGTCATATTCCAAGGAATATTATCCCTTGTTAAATTTTCAAACATTTCTAGTAGAGGAACATATGTTTCTGTAATTGCTTCGTATAACCAATCTTCTTCTAAAAATTCTTTATATTCCGGGTGTCTTACATAAGGTAAATGTGCATGCAAAACAAGACTCAAATATCCATTCATAATTTTTCCTCCATACTTTATAAATTTTTATATATTATATTTATACCATATTTTCGCAGAAATTCAAAATTTTTTTATAGAAAGTTTACTGAAATTTTAAACTTTCTTTTTTTATTATAACCTGCTATTTCATATTTTAATTTTTAACCTTGTAACAAAATTTTCTCATATCAATCTATTTTATCTCATTAACAGCATAATTTTAAAATTAAAAAAAACCTGCCAGCTAAATTCAACTGGCAGGCAAAAGGTAGGACAATAAGACAAGAATTCAACTGCTATTTTTGACTGCTAAAAATCAAAAACAATATGATTATAACTGTCAAAACAGTCAAATCCCAATTTGCCATTATTACCATCCCCTGTTCAAGAAAGTGTAATCAAGGTTGCGTTCCTTGACAGACAATTATATCACAAAAAAAAGCCCTATTCAATAAAGAATAAAGCCCTTTTCTCGCATTTTTAATTTTACACTAACCTGAACAGGTTTTTTATTCAAAGTTATTATATCATTTTTTCTAAAAAAATTCAATCCCAAAATTTTCAAAAAACAAAAAAAACTTCTTTAATTAAAGTTTTCTTATATTATAAATTTTTTTAACAAAAAACTTTTAATTTCCCACTAATAAACTCAATTGTTACATCCACATTTTCTCCTTCTTCTCCATCAATGCTTACGTCAATTTCTTCTGTAACTTTTTTTATTTCGCATTTTTTGGCTTGTAAAGTTCGGATGTAATCGTTGTTTGTTAGGTTGCTGTTCATTAAATCTATTAGGATTTTTGGAATATCCAGCGGGTTGTCAATGTTTTTTACGATTAGAATATCCATAAATCCATCATTCATACTGGCTTCATCGATTACATTTTCAAATCCGCCAACACTTTTTCCGTTCAGAATTGCGTACAAAATAGCCTTTTCCTTTACTTTCTCATTTCCATCCAGCACAATTTCCAAGTCAAAAGTCTTTATATTTGTAAGTTCTCCAAGTCCATTTATATAATAGGCGACTTTCCCAAACGTTTTTTTCAGTGCCTTATCTGTATTGTAGGAAATTTTAGTAAATAGTCCCCCAGCATACGAAGACAAGAACACAGTTTTTCCATTAATTAATCCAAAATCAATATTTTTGGCAGTTTTATCTGTAATTTTTTCTATCCAGTTCCCAATGTTTTCTTCGATTTTCAATGCTTTTGCAAAATCATTTGATGTTCCTGTCGGAAATATTGCAACTTCTGGAAATTCAATGTTTTTAGAATAAAGTTCGCTCAAGCAACGGCTTAATGTTCCATCTCCACCTGATAAAATCAAAATATCATATTTTTCATTTTTTAAAATTTCTGTAAGCAAATCATAATTCTGATTTATGCTGTAAAGTGTCAATGTAATCCCTTTTTCCAGCAGTTTTGTCGTGATTAAATCAAAATTGCTTAAAATTATATTGGCATTTCCAGATTTTGGATTGTAAACCAAAATAGCCTTTTTTAGTTTTTCCATATTTCCTCCTATTTTTTATATTCTTGTCACATAGATATTATCTCACATCACTTTTTTTATAATTTTTTACAACAAATTAAGATTTTTGCTACTCAAATATTTGTATCATCATTTACTTTTACAAAATCTCATTAACCGAATAATCAGAATAAATCTTTTCTCCATCAGTAAGCAACTTTTTCAATTTAATTTTTTCTTCAATCGGTAAATATTCTACAAAAATATTTTTTGCATTTTTTCTCTCCTTCTTCGTTGAATTTTCTAAAAACATTATATTTTCTGGCACTTCAATTTTCGTATCTATCTCTTCAATATTATTTTTGTCCAAATCATCTGTTTTTACCATAAAATCTTCAGAATTTATTATTATGCAAAATCTGTTCTCTACTTCCTGTTTTCCAGCTTCACTTAACTTTTCAGTATTTTCCTGCTGTTTTTCCACAATACTCTCGGAGTTTTCCACATTTTCATTATTTTTAAACTCTATTTTTTCAATTTTCTTGTATTCCAGCTGTTTTGGCTCTTCATTAACTTCAAGATTTTGGCTGTTTTCCTTAATTTCATAATTGATTTCGTTTTGCATTGAAAAATCTGTTTTTATAATATTTTCCAACCGTTCTATATCTTTGTAATTATAAAATAATGTAAATGGATAGTCATTTTCAGAATATTCTTCATTTATATCAAAATATGATTTTATAAAATTGTTAAAAATTGGCTTTTTATCTGAACTTATTACAATTTGACTTTTTTTATCAGTCATTTTTTTATAATAAATTCCAACTGTCAGTAAAAAGTTTTCAAAATTTGACATTTTGTATTTATATTTTTCATTTTCATCAAAAATATTTTTTATAATCAAGTTTTTATTTTGTTTAAAAAACTGTGCCAGCAATTCTTTAGTCTGTGAATTATACTCCATTTTCCCAATCAAAAATTCTTTTATTTTCTTAAAAATACCAATTTGCGTGTGATCATAACATTTAAAATTATAATCTCTTTTTATCAATATATTTACAATATTATGATTTGAAGCCTGCTTCACATCCTCCATTTTCACAGTAAAATTCCAGTTATAATACTGATTTAAAAGTATTAACAAGTTGGAAATGCTGTAATCAAGCCGTCCAATGAACTTTCTTCCTTGAAAAAGCGAAACCTGGTCAAATTCCATTTTCATTGTAATTTTCTTTTCCGTTTCCAGCTCAATATTTGTATAAAATACCGACTTCATCGGGAAAGATGTGTTAAAAAGCGAATGATAATAAGATAAAGTATCGTCCTTCAACTGCGACACTTTCACATCCTCAACATACACTTTCGTATAATATCTATCTTGAAACATTTCTGTCTTTAATTTATAAACAATGTCGTAAAACAAATTCTCGTTCAGTTCTTTAAAATACTCGCCAGAATT
This is a stretch of genomic DNA from Leptotrichia hofstadii. It encodes these proteins:
- the rlmB gene encoding 23S rRNA (guanosine(2251)-2'-O)-methyltransferase RlmB; its protein translation is MEKIIGINPVIEVLKSDKNIEKLEIYKKIKKETIKEILNLASRRNIKIFYTDRRTENSQGVVALVSEFDYYVDFSAFLEKLLKKEKSIVVVLDQVQDPRNFGAIIRSAECFGVDGIIIQDRNSVKVTETVVKSSTGAIEHVDIVKVTNISDTIDKLKKYGYAVYGAEADGQNYYYEENYPEKACLVLGSEGNGMRKKVKEHCDKIVKIHLKGQINSLNVSVAGGIILAEMSKS
- a CDS encoding glycoside hydrolase family 57 protein, with the protein product MNGYLSLVLHAHLPYVRHPEYKEFLEEDWLYEAITETYVPLLEMFENLTRDNIPWNMTITMSGTLVNMMNDSLLRERYVRHIDKLIEFCEKEVERLSPYPDMLNVAKHNLWFNTRAKRVFEEKYNRDLVGAFRKFQDQGNLEIIPVTATHGFLPVMKDYPEAVNAQVFMAKKDYIKNFGREPKGIWLAECAYYPGQDKFLEKHGIRYFLVDAHGIMHSDPRPVYGIYSPVYTKNYVAAFARDLESSEQVWSSESGYPGDGVYREFHKDAGYELDYELVKPYLHSDGVRRNIGVKYHAITDKKGTYKAVYNPEAAAARAKEHAYNFVFNRSKQIEFLASKMKYRKPIVVSPYDAELYGHWWYEGPIFLEWVFRATAESNFSTITPYKYLEQYPTNQIVDVSMSSWGANGYYDVWIDGSNDYAYRHLHKAAQKMIELANGREPYNELEYRALNQAARELLMAQTSCWEFIMYTGTMVGYAHKKISDHVHRLFKIYEDFKNGSLDESWISEIESRDNIFPEIEYRMYRTDWL
- a CDS encoding diacylglycerol/lipid kinase family protein; the encoded protein is MEKLKKAILVYNPKSGNANIILSNFDLITTKLLEKGITLTLYSINQNYDLLTEILKNEKYDILILSGGDGTLSRCLSELYSKNIEFPEVAIFPTGTSNDFAKALKIEENIGNWIEKITDKTAKNIDFGLINGKTVFLSSYAGGLFTKISYNTDKALKKTFGKVAYYINGLGELTNIKTFDLEIVLDGNEKVKEKAILYAILNGKSVGGFENVIDEASMNDGFMDILIVKNIDNPLDIPKILIDLMNSNLTNNDYIRTLQAKKCEIKKVTEEIDVSIDGEEGENVDVTIEFISGKLKVFC